The following are encoded together in the Phragmites australis chromosome 19, lpPhrAust1.1, whole genome shotgun sequence genome:
- the LOC133900589 gene encoding protein-tyrosine-phosphatase PTP1-like, producing the protein VRSATATPTTPPASSAPSSPSPPTIRASKRRRGTDATGNSPLHPGRGGLASAPAPAPAPAPPPADGVGVEGFRPLDPEADPPPRAPTKDQLKHCKKALKVLEKKLGKPAAISKEYSSLPDARTVLQLAQKFTAARSPANRARNRYTDVLPFDETRVRLKSSTGNDYINASLIKTIGRGQTKFISTQGPLCSTFEDFWQMVYENHCPVIVMLTKFDSFKCDEYLPLSKGQEVFGKFTIKITKTRNDGQLVLRGVEVQKVESDVVHPLLHIEHSEWPDHGVPNSSTAVRQILKRLNYIPREHPIVAHCSAGIGRTGAYITIHNTIERILLGEQDALDLVKTVKIFRSQRPGIVQTEEQYKFCYQAIADDLKDLVSNSKH; encoded by the exons GTACGCTCCGCCACGGCGACCCCGACGACTCCCCCGGCCTCTTCCGCTCCCAGTTCCCCTTCGCCCCCGACCATCCGCGCATCCAAGCGCCGCCGCGGGACGGACGCCACGGGGAACTCGCCGCTACACCCCGGGCGGGGCGGGCTCgcctccgcccccgcccccgcccccgcccccgccccgccgccggcTGATGGGGTCGGGGTGGAGGGGTTTCGCCCTCTCGACCCTGAAGCTGACCCGCCGCCGCGGGCGCCCACGAAGGACCAGTTGAAGCACTGCAAGAAGGCGCTCaaggtgctcgagaagaagctcgggaagccCGCCGCGATCTCCAAGGAGTACTCGAGCCTCCCG GATGCAAGAACAGTGCTTCAGTTGGCACAAAAGTTTACTGCTGCTCGGAGTCCTGCTAATAGGGCAAGAAACCGCTACACTGATGTCTTGCCAT TTGATGAAACCAGGGTACGACTAAAGTCTTCAACAGGCAATGATTACATCAATGCAAGCCTTATAAAG ACTATTGGTAGAGGTCAAACGAAGTTCATTTCCACACAAGGTCCACTATGCAGTACATTTGAAGATTTTTGGCAGATGGTTTATGAGAACCACTGTCCTGTGATTGTTATGCTCACAAAATTTGACAGTTTTAAG TGTGATGAGTATCTTCCATTGAGCAAGGGACAGGAAGTTTTTGGAAAATTTACCATTAAGATCACAAAGACCAGAAACGATGGCCAGTTAGTGTTGCGTGGTGTGGAGGTGCAAAAGGTTGAG TCAGATGTAGTGCACCCTCTTCTCCACATTGAGCATTCTGAATGGCCTGACCATGGGGTGCCAAACAGCAGTACTGCTGTACGACAAATTCTGAAAAGATTAAATTACATTCCAAGAGAACATCCAATAGTTGCACATTGCAG TGCAGGCATCGGAAGAACAGGTGCTTATATCACTATCCATAATACAATAGAGAGGATTTTACTTGGTGAACAGGATGCTTTGGATCTTGTTAAAACTgtcaaaatatttagatctcAGCGACCTGGAATAGTCCAGACAGag